The DNA region CCCGTTGATCGCCAGGCCGACGAGTCCCATCGTGCCCAGGATTGCATTGAAGCCCATGGGGTAGCCGAAGGCCCAGACCCCCACGAACGCCAGGCCGATGGAGAGGAATGCGACGATCCCGATGATGCCCGCCATGCGGAATGAGTTGAACGAGAGGATGATGGTGCCTGCCATCATGACGAAGAGCGGCACCACGAAGCGCATCAGATTCGCCATGGCGTCGTCGCTCTGCTCGCTCTCGCCACCCAGCTCCAGGCGGTAGCCCGGCGGGAGTTCGAAGCCGCTCTGTTCGAGCCGGCGCTCGAAGTCCTCGAGAGAGGAAGAAATGATGGTAAACGGCAGCAGGAACGCCTGCACCGTGTTCACACGTTCGCCCTGCCGCCTGGGAACCCCCGCCAACTCGGGTACCAGGGTGACTTTCGAAACCGCCGATAGTGGAACTCCGCCAATCACGCCGCCCGTCGCCCTGGCGCCATCGCGCACCACGTAGTCGCTGGCCAGTCTCGCTAGTTCACTACGGTCGTCGTCTGCCACGCGAACCCGTACCGGGAGTTCCTGATTGGCCTCGAGGATCGAGCCGCCGACCACGCCTTCGATGCGGCCAGAGAGCTGATCGGCCACATCCACCAGCCGCAAGCCAGCCATGCGCAGCGCTTCCTCGTCAGCCTCGAACAGGAGCTTGGGCTCACCCGATCGAAGCTGCGCCAGCGTGTAGGTGACGTTCTCGGATTGGGCGAGCACGACGCGCAATTCCTCACCCAGGCGGCGCAGTTCGCCGATGTCCGGCCCCACAACGCGGATCTCGATCGGCGCGTCGAACGGTGGGCCCTGCTCGAAGGCGGATGCGAGGATTCGCGCATCGGGGAAGGCATCGGACAGTTCTTGCTGGAGTTCACGGAGCAGGCGGCCGGTTGCCGCCGCGCTGGTGGTGTTCACGAAGCCACCGGCAAAAGCGGAGTTGCGGTCCTGGCCTGGCATCACGTTGTAGTAGACCCGCGGTGTTCCTTCGCCGGCAATCCAGTGGCTCTCGACCACCTCTTCCTTGCCGTTCACGATCGAACGCGCACGCTTCACCGCAACAAGGGTGGCCGCGAGCGAAGTTTGACTCGGGAGCACGATCTGGACCTGGAACTGGTTGCGGTCGTTCGAGGGGAAGAACTGGCTCGGCAGGGTCGTGACGACGTAGAAGCCGAGCAGGGGCAGCGCAACCGAGACGGCGACGCCGCGCCACGGGCGCGCGAGCACGAAATCGAGGCTGCGCTCGTACCACGCGAGAATGCGCGCATTCGAGTAGCCGTCTCGCCAGAAACGCGAACCGGGTTCACCGCGTTCAGCCGTGAAGTGCCCCGCGATCGACGGGATCACGGTCATGGAAAGGAAGAACGAGCTGCCGACCGCGAGGGCGACACCGATCGAGATGGGCCCGACGAACTCGCTCATCGGCCCCGGCGAGAGCACGATGGGCAGGAACGCCAGGATGGTAGTGACCGAAGAAGCGAGCAGCGGAACGAACAGATGGCGCACGGCTTCCGAAACGGCGTCGCCCGGCGCGCTGCCTTCCTGCACGAGCGAGTTGTACTCGTCCACCACGACGATCGCGTTGTCGATCAGCAGGCCCAGGGCGATGATGAGGCCGGTGATCGACATCTGGTGGAGTGGCATGTCGATCCAGTTGTACTGGGTGAGGACCATCGCGACCGTGAGAGGAAGAGCACTTCCGACAATCAGGGCCGATCGGGCGCCCATCATCACGAGCAGCACCAGCCAGACGATGGCCGAAGCGAGAAGCAGGTTTCCCGCAAGGTTCGCCAGCCGCGCCTGCGTGTAGATGCTC from bacterium includes:
- a CDS encoding efflux RND transporter permease subunit, which gives rise to MANLFYRNPRLTILAVMLATIAGIAALGSLARSEDPAMAGRFGMVTTFFPGASALRVESLVTEPIEAELRQLHEIEDINSTSRTGVSTIAIQFGDDYGFDEVDEIWSKVRDRVSDAAGGLPAGAGVPVVEDRTSTALTLLPAFVWDGAGDAPLGILTRFGEELQNRLRNVPGTKEVELLGEAEEEVRVSIDPFEIASLGLRPSDVSAAIARADSKVPAGQLRAELSQLVIEVAGELTSVERIRRIPLRQEADGRVLRVGDVAQVEKTVREPVESVALVRGRPGVMVATTMEPSYRVDVWAEKARAIVEAYRAEMPPGISLELVFDQSIYTQARLANLAGNLLLASAIVWLVLLVMMGARSALIVGSALPLTVAMVLTQYNWIDMPLHQMSITGLIIALGLLIDNAIVVVDEYNSLVQEGSAPGDAVSEAVRHLFVPLLASSVTTILAFLPIVLSPGPMSEFVGPISIGVALAVGSSFFLSMTVIPSIAGHFTAERGEPGSRFWRDGYSNARILAWYERSLDFVLARPWRGVAVSVALPLLGFYVVTTLPSQFFPSNDRNQFQVQIVLPSQTSLAATLVAVKRARSIVNGKEEVVESHWIAGEGTPRVYYNVMPGQDRNSAFAGGFVNTTSAAATGRLLRELQQELSDAFPDARILASAFEQGPPFDAPIEIRVVGPDIGELRRLGEELRVVLAQSENVTYTLAQLRSGEPKLLFEADEEALRMAGLRLVDVADQLSGRIEGVVGGSILEANQELPVRVRVADDDRSELARLASDYVVRDGARATGGVIGGVPLSAVSKVTLVPELAGVPRRQGERVNTVQAFLLPFTIISSSLEDFERRLEQSGFELPPGYRLELGGESEQSDDAMANLMRFVVPLFVMMAGTIILSFNSFRMAGIIGIVAFLSIGLAFVGVWAFGYPMGFNAILGTMGLVGLAINGAIVVLSALRASPSCEHAEPEEVRKVVVGATRHIVSTTLTTVGGFIPLIVFGGRFWGPLATGIAGGVGGSAILALYLVPSLYVSFVRRQDRRDERLHPTADETNVERLETPPSHESEVGLAV